The Osmerus eperlanus chromosome 7, fOsmEpe2.1, whole genome shotgun sequence genome includes a region encoding these proteins:
- the glipr2l gene encoding GLI pathogenesis-related 2, like, whose amino-acid sequence MGKSASKQFSEEVLASHNDYRRKHQAPPLKLSRKLSREASRYAESLASTRILKHSVESSRGSCGENLAWASYDQPGKDVADRWYDEVKQYNFNRPGFSSGTGHFTAMVWKATKKLGVGKAIASDGSSFVVARYFPAGNITNQGHFESNVLPAKT is encoded by the exons ATGGGCAAATCAG CCTCCAAGCAGTTTTCTGAGGAGGTGTTGGCGAGCCATAATGATTACCGGAGGAAGCACCAGGCACCCCCTCTGAAGCTGAGCAGGAAGCTGAGCAGAGAGGCCTCTCG ctaTGCAGAGAGTCTGGCCAGCACACGGATCCTGAAGCACAGCGTGGAGTCCAGCAGAGGGAGCTGTGGAGAGAATCTGGCCTGGGCCTCTTACGACCAGCCAG ggaaggaCGTGGCAGATCGTTGGTATGATGAGGTGAAACAGTACAATTTCAACAGGCCTGGATTTTCTTCTGGTACTG GTCATTTCACAGCCATGGTCTGGAAGGCCACCAAGAAGCTGGGTGTGGGAAAGGCCATAGCATCTGACGGCTCTTCCTTTGTGGTGGCCAGGTACTTCCCAGCTGGTAACATCACCAACCAGGGACACTTTGAGAGTAACGTACTTCCTGCCAAGACTTGA